A single genomic interval of Seriola aureovittata isolate HTS-2021-v1 ecotype China chromosome 10, ASM2101889v1, whole genome shotgun sequence harbors:
- the parp16 gene encoding protein mono-ADP-ribosyltransferase PARP16, with protein MQPPLPPEAVRELVCSCLHRDPVAADLRCSLFVAAAQNYKRDSLLRPFPPRYISGDNKDFEELLADVKSLPGVRELVRLRPGDGDHHLALTHWILSSNSFAVKTLQKDEYGKLCNLTENEGISAPVPDFLFELEYCDQMNTRFEKTRAGRDVFYAFHGSRLENFHSIIHNGLHCHLNKNSVFGEGTYLTSDLSMAVLYSPHSSGWRESLLGPLLSCVALCEVIDHPDVKCQVKKKDSEIIDRQRSRAKNSEGGDVPQKYFVVTNNQLLRVKYLLVYSQRRHLSRHSRSSSWFLRHHFAVMMSLYLLLLIFIGAFNSTTFVSFWNRLFR; from the exons ATGCAGCCACCGCTCCCACCTGAGGCGGTCAGAGAGCTGGTGTGCTCCTGTCTGCACAGAGACCCAGTAGCAGCAGATCTGCGCTGCAGCTTGTTTGTTGCTGCGGCTCAGAACTACAAGAGGGACTCTTTGCTCAGACCCTTCCCTCCTAGATACATAAGTGGTGACAATAAGGATTTTGAGGAGCTG TTGGCAGATGTGAAGTCTTTGCCTGGTGTGAGAGAGCTGGTGAGACTGCGACCTGGAGATGGAGATCATCATCTGGCTCTCACACACTGGATTCTCTCTTCAAACAGCTTTGCTGTGAAGACGCTACAGAAAGATGAG TATGGCAAACTTTGTAACTTGACGGAAAATGAAGGGATTTCTGCACCTGTGCCAGACTTCCTCTTTGAGCTGGAGTACTGTGACCAGATGAACACCAGGTTTGAGAAGACGAGGGCAGGACGAGATGTCTTCTATGCATTCCACGGGAGCCGCCTGGAGAACTTTCACTCAATCATTCACAACGGGCTACACTGTCACCTCAACAAG aACTCAGTGTTTGGAGAGGGGACCTACCTCACCAGTGACCTTAGCATGGCTGTCCTCTACAGTCCCCACAGCAGCGGCTGGAGAGAAAGTCTCCTGGGTCCACTGCTCAGCTGTGTTGCCTTGTGTGAAGTCATTGATCACCCAGATGTTAAGTGCCAGGTCAAGAAAAAAG ATTCTGAAATCATTGACCGTCAGCGCTCAAGGGCAAAGAACAGTGAGGGAGGGGACGTACCACAGAAGTACTTTGTAGTCACCAACAATCAGCTTTTGCGAGTCAAGTACCTGCTTGTTTACTCTCAGAGGAGGCACCTGTCCAG ACATTCCCGCAGCTCCTCCTGGTTCCTCCGACACCATTTTGCTGTGATGATGAGTCTCTACCTTCTGCTGCTCATATTCATTGGTGCCTTTAACTCCACCACCTTCGTATCCTTTTGGAACAGACTATTCAGGTGA
- the scamp5a gene encoding secretory carrier-associated membrane protein 5 produces the protein MAENNFPPLPRFIPLKPCFYQDFNEIPDQRRTMCKRLYYLWILNAATLAVNLIGCLAWMCGGGGATNFGMAILWLILFTPCSYVCWFRPIYKAFKTDSSFNFMAFFFVFMAQVVISIIQTVGIPGWGVCGWLATITFFSTNVGSAVVMLIPTIMFTAVAVLSFIALTKVHNFYRGSGGSLGKAQEEWATGAWKNPHVQEAAQQAAMGAAQGAMQQNQYSAAPTYNYDDPM, from the exons ATGGCAG AAAACAACTTCCCTCCCCTGCCTCGATTCATTCCCCTCAAGCCATGCTTTTACCAAGACTTCAACGAGATCCCAGACCAGCGTCGCACCATGTGCAAGAGGCTCTACTACCTATGGATCT TGAACGCCGCCACACTGGCTGttaatctgattggctgtctggCGTGGAtgtgtggaggtggtggagcGACCAACTTTGGCATGGCCATCCTGTGGCTCATCCTCTTCACCCCCTGCTCCTATGTGTGCTGGTTCAGGCCCATCTACAAGGCCTTCAA gaCCGACAGCTCCTTCAACTTTATGGCTTTCTTCTTCGTCTTCATGGCCCAGGTGGTGATCAGTATTATCCAGACTGTAGGCATTCCAGGATGGGGAGTGTG TGGCTGGCTGGCAACCATCACCTTCTTCAGCACCAACGTTGGCTCAGCTGTGGTCATGCTGATTCCCACCATCATGTTTACTGCAGTGGCTGTGCTCTCCTTCATCGCCCTCACAAAG GTTCATAACTTCTATCGTGGTAGTGGTGGCAGTCTGGGTAAGGCCCAGGAGGAGTGGGCCACCGGGGCCTGGAAGAACCCTCATGTGCAGGAGGCAGCTCAGCAGGCGGCCATGGGAGCTGCGCAGGGAGCCATGCAGCAGAACCAGTACTCAGCAGCTCCCACCTACAACTACGACGACCCGATGTAG